The Pseudomonas iranensis genome includes a window with the following:
- a CDS encoding SDR family NAD(P)-dependent oxidoreductase: protein MEFKNKVVLVTGGSSGLGFAIAEAFALQGATLIITGRRQPQLDEAVSRLGGNSSAVCTDISNATDLAELFSHMQAVHGHIDVLIANAGIGVIEPLGAITEVGFDKVFTTNVKGTIFTVQGALPLMSKVSSIVIIGSTASINPGPGLSVYGATKAALRALVRSWILDIKGSGVRINLLSPGPVNTQSLRDVLGENAQEVIDGLSEKSTLGRIGEAREIGQAALFLASDASSYVNGTELFADGGASQI, encoded by the coding sequence ATGGAATTTAAAAACAAGGTTGTTCTGGTAACTGGTGGCTCTTCAGGCCTCGGCTTCGCCATCGCTGAAGCGTTCGCCCTCCAAGGCGCCACTCTGATCATCACGGGGCGTCGGCAACCTCAGTTAGATGAAGCCGTGAGTCGCCTGGGCGGGAACTCGTCCGCTGTCTGCACGGATATCTCGAACGCCACAGACCTTGCCGAGTTGTTCAGCCACATGCAGGCGGTTCATGGCCATATCGATGTATTGATTGCCAACGCAGGTATAGGCGTAATCGAGCCACTGGGAGCGATCACCGAAGTAGGGTTCGATAAAGTTTTCACTACCAACGTCAAAGGCACGATTTTCACCGTACAAGGCGCACTGCCGTTGATGAGCAAGGTGAGCAGCATTGTTATCATCGGCTCGACCGCCTCTATCAACCCTGGCCCCGGTCTGAGCGTCTATGGAGCTACAAAGGCGGCCCTGAGGGCGCTGGTGCGTAGTTGGATTTTGGATATCAAAGGTTCTGGCGTCCGTATCAACCTACTCAGCCCCGGCCCTGTGAACACCCAATCCCTTCGCGATGTACTTGGCGAAAACGCGCAGGAGGTGATTGATGGCCTCAGCGAGAAAAGCACGCTGGGTCGAATCGGCGAGGCACGCGAAATTGGTCAAGCCGCTCTTTTCCTTGCGAGTGATGCGTCAAGCTATGTTAATGGCACCGAGCTATTCGCCGACGGTGGCGCATCGCAGATTTAG
- a CDS encoding TetR/AcrR family transcriptional regulator codes for MNISTRQRRPAFDREQGIAIAQALFHHRGYDAVSLSDLTDAMNIKPPSFYAAYGSKAELFERAMCRYASEKALPLDKLLTSDLPPAAALKSLLVAAAKQYGGDTALRGCLITEGLRADDPVARSMAEKLGGAAIQTIRNYLDQVCPRGAQALTDYLVTTLRGLSAAACNGMSLGRLIEVAQIAGTAISVALDAGDTAADS; via the coding sequence ATGAACATAAGCACCCGCCAGCGCCGTCCCGCGTTTGATCGCGAGCAAGGGATAGCGATTGCTCAGGCATTGTTTCATCACCGGGGGTACGATGCAGTCAGCCTGTCTGACCTGACGGATGCCATGAATATTAAGCCCCCAAGCTTTTACGCCGCCTATGGCAGCAAGGCCGAACTGTTCGAGCGGGCAATGTGTCGCTACGCTAGCGAAAAAGCATTACCTCTAGACAAGCTGCTAACGTCGGATTTGCCACCCGCAGCAGCGCTGAAGTCGCTGCTTGTAGCCGCTGCGAAGCAGTACGGAGGAGATACCGCTTTGCGTGGTTGTCTTATCACTGAGGGCTTGCGCGCGGATGATCCTGTTGCCCGAAGCATGGCCGAGAAGCTGGGAGGAGCCGCAATTCAGACAATCCGCAATTACCTTGACCAAGTTTGTCCCCGAGGCGCGCAAGCGCTGACTGACTACCTAGTGACCACTTTGCGTGGACTCTCTGCTGCAGCATGCAACGGCATGTCCCTTGGGCGGTTGATAGAGGTGGCGCAAATTGCCGGCACCGCAATTTCTGTAGCGCTAGATGCAGGCGACACCGCCGCTGACTCCTGA
- a CDS encoding saccharopine dehydrogenase family protein: MKKLMIYGATGYMGRMAAEYAAAQGLDVIIAGRNQEKLRALATQLNVPYRIFMPDALTPEMLSGVAALLNCAGPFAQTASALMQTCINAGVDYLDITAEIKVYELAERMGTKAAESGVMLLPGVGWDVVPTDCLAVHVARRVQAPQSIKIALQVAGSMSRGSARSVSEIIGAGLLARIDGAVVATPAAQPRSFDFGDGPELCAPLSFGDLITSWHSTGIPNISMFVHFSGDPIPQADISTLPEGPDVHQRENHRARAVAEVTGADGAVARSIIETVNGYTYTPLAAVEAARRVLAGKRQPGFETPARLLGVEFAESIAGTTITDL; this comes from the coding sequence ATGAAGAAATTGATGATCTACGGCGCAACCGGCTACATGGGACGCATGGCTGCCGAGTATGCAGCAGCGCAGGGGCTGGATGTCATCATTGCTGGGCGCAATCAGGAGAAGCTGCGCGCTCTGGCCACCCAGTTGAATGTTCCTTATCGTATATTTATGCCTGATGCTTTGACGCCAGAAATGCTTAGCGGTGTCGCCGCGCTCCTGAATTGTGCCGGGCCCTTTGCTCAAACGGCCAGTGCGCTAATGCAGACCTGTATAAACGCTGGCGTCGACTATCTTGATATCACGGCTGAGATCAAGGTCTATGAGCTGGCCGAGCGAATGGGCACTAAGGCAGCCGAGTCAGGCGTCATGCTCCTGCCCGGGGTCGGGTGGGATGTAGTGCCAACTGATTGCCTGGCGGTGCATGTTGCACGTCGGGTGCAAGCGCCGCAGTCGATAAAGATCGCACTTCAGGTCGCAGGTTCGATGTCACGTGGCTCGGCCCGAAGTGTTAGCGAAATCATTGGTGCAGGGTTGCTGGCGAGGATTGACGGGGCAGTGGTTGCAACTCCCGCTGCACAACCACGATCGTTCGATTTTGGTGACGGCCCGGAGCTGTGTGCGCCGCTCTCGTTTGGCGATCTGATCACGAGCTGGCATTCCACTGGCATACCCAACATTTCCATGTTCGTGCATTTCTCTGGCGATCCGATTCCCCAAGCAGATATTTCAACGCTTCCCGAGGGGCCGGATGTGCACCAACGTGAAAATCATCGCGCACGAGCCGTAGCCGAAGTTACCGGCGCCGACGGTGCTGTTGCGCGTTCGATAATCGAAACTGTCAATGGATACACCTACACTCCGCTCGCTGCAGTGGAGGCTGCGCGCAGAGTATTGGCAGGCAAGCGACAACCAGGCTTCGAGACGCCAGCGAGGCTGCTGGGGGTTGAGTTCGCCGAGAGCATCGCGGGTACGACTATCACGGATCTCTAA
- a CDS encoding VOC family protein, with protein MLDHIFLSVSDIKRSIHFYQAALTPLGITARLDYDGKDGPPGHPDLKGFGAHGRMFFWLREGAVEGQAVHVGFVANSRAEVDIAYAAAIAQGATDNGPPGARLHYDPNYYAANVLDPDGYSLEFVYKNWQHAQ; from the coding sequence ATGCTCGATCATATTTTTCTCTCGGTGAGCGACATCAAGCGCTCGATACACTTTTATCAGGCAGCACTGACGCCGCTTGGCATCACGGCGCGTCTGGATTACGACGGCAAGGACGGGCCTCCTGGTCATCCTGACCTCAAGGGCTTTGGCGCCCATGGCCGAATGTTCTTCTGGCTGCGCGAAGGGGCGGTGGAGGGACAGGCGGTGCACGTAGGTTTCGTCGCCAATAGCCGTGCCGAGGTCGATATCGCCTATGCAGCGGCCATCGCCCAAGGGGCAACAGACAACGGCCCTCCCGGCGCACGTCTGCATTACGACCCGAACTACTACGCGGCCAATGTCCTCGACCCAGACGGCTATAGCCTCGAATTCGTTTACAAGAACTGGCAGCACGCCCAATGA
- a CDS encoding SDR family NAD(P)-dependent oxidoreductase: MGVIVITGGSRGIGASAALHIAERGMGVILTYNQNPDAAHQIVRQIEAAGGKAVALRLDVSNTSNFAAFRDAVVSALEITWGTNTLAGLVNNAGYGLFNPLESVSEEQFDGLFAVHLKGPFFLTQTLLPLLEDGASIVNLTSATTRVATSGVAPYAAFKGGLEVLTRYMAKELCERGIRANAVSPGAIRTELGGGLNDEFEAMLASQTALGRVGEPQDVARVIAMLLSQESAWINAQTIEVAGGYII, encoded by the coding sequence ATGGGCGTCATCGTTATCACCGGAGGCAGTCGCGGCATTGGCGCCAGCGCTGCTCTCCATATTGCCGAACGGGGGATGGGCGTCATCCTTACCTACAACCAGAATCCTGATGCAGCTCACCAGATCGTCCGGCAAATCGAGGCCGCTGGCGGCAAGGCGGTGGCGCTGCGGCTGGACGTGAGTAACACCTCAAACTTTGCTGCATTTCGTGATGCCGTGGTCTCCGCTCTGGAAATTACCTGGGGCACAAACACGCTGGCAGGTCTTGTAAACAACGCAGGCTACGGTCTGTTCAACCCGCTGGAGTCAGTCAGCGAGGAGCAATTCGACGGCCTGTTCGCAGTGCACCTCAAGGGGCCTTTCTTCCTCACTCAAACGCTGCTGCCGCTACTTGAAGATGGCGCGAGCATCGTCAACCTGACGAGTGCCACAACGCGCGTCGCGACATCAGGGGTCGCGCCGTATGCGGCCTTTAAAGGCGGTCTCGAAGTATTGACCCGCTACATGGCGAAAGAACTGTGTGAGCGCGGTATTCGTGCCAATGCGGTTTCGCCTGGTGCCATTCGTACTGAGCTGGGGGGCGGTTTGAACGATGAGTTTGAAGCCATGCTGGCCAGTCAGACAGCACTGGGCCGGGTGGGCGAGCCGCAAGACGTCGCTCGTGTTATTGCGATGCTGCTCTCTCAGGAAAGCGCCTGGATCAACGCGCAAACCATCGAAGTCGCAGGCGGCTACATCATCTAA
- a CDS encoding AraC family transcriptional regulator → MTTQLNELRALTSSAENRRTETGIPRVAMVQGEIPEHMLAAVYEPMINLILHGSKTMTVGEQTLHYDPATYFVMSIELPAVGTVHPASTGEPYLAVSLTLDPVALTTLLADLPLPADRHDQDPGFSVAPVTPQLMDAWVRLLRLMGDPQSIAALAPAYEREILYRVLQGPHGWMLREIAAPDSAMARVNQAIQWIRRDFAESIRVEHMAEKAAMSVSAFHRHFKAVTTLSPLQYQKRVRLLQARTLMVANARSVTAAAFEVGYESSTQFSRDYAKVFGLPPSRDAARIQHENKVSRA, encoded by the coding sequence ATGACCACACAATTGAATGAACTGCGAGCCCTGACCTCAAGTGCTGAAAATCGGCGCACTGAGACAGGAATCCCCAGGGTAGCCATGGTGCAGGGTGAGATTCCCGAGCACATGCTGGCCGCCGTCTACGAGCCGATGATCAACCTGATTCTCCACGGCAGTAAAACCATGACCGTCGGGGAGCAGACGTTGCACTATGACCCGGCGACGTACTTCGTGATGTCGATCGAGCTGCCCGCCGTGGGCACAGTTCATCCGGCGTCGACCGGAGAGCCTTATCTCGCGGTAAGCCTGACTCTCGACCCGGTGGCGCTAACCACGCTGCTGGCCGACCTACCACTTCCGGCTGATCGCCATGACCAAGATCCGGGTTTTTCAGTAGCGCCGGTCACGCCTCAGTTGATGGATGCTTGGGTGCGCCTGCTGCGCTTGATGGGTGACCCACAAAGTATCGCCGCCCTGGCGCCGGCATACGAACGCGAGATCCTCTATCGTGTACTCCAAGGCCCTCACGGCTGGATGCTGCGTGAAATCGCCGCGCCGGACTCTGCGATGGCCCGTGTCAATCAGGCCATTCAGTGGATCCGCCGCGACTTCGCCGAATCTATTCGGGTAGAACATATGGCAGAGAAAGCAGCAATGAGCGTTTCGGCATTTCACCGACACTTCAAGGCGGTAACCACACTGAGCCCTCTGCAATATCAAAAGCGTGTACGCCTGCTTCAGGCTCGCACCCTTATGGTTGCCAACGCCAGAAGCGTCACTGCGGCTGCCTTTGAAGTCGGGTATGAAAGCAGCACCCAGTTCAGCCGAGATTACGCAAAAGTCTTCGGGCTACCGCCCTCAAGAGACGCTGCGCGCATTCAGCACGAGAATAAAGTTTCAAGGGCCTGA
- a CDS encoding DUF7693 family protein codes for MCDELDYCEECISPDGRRWSFDSGNRFGTDPIALLSVWENQTLENQLKEL; via the coding sequence GTGTGTGACGAGCTCGACTACTGTGAAGAGTGCATAAGCCCAGATGGCCGGCGTTGGTCGTTCGATTCGGGGAACCGGTTTGGCACAGATCCCATTGCGCTGCTCTCTGTGTGGGAAAATCAAACGCTTGAGAACCAACTGAAGGAGCTCTGA
- a CDS encoding DUF6531 domain-containing protein, with the protein MRSVNTISLGAIGVVWLTIVCAVPCSAENKWIGYRSSITPQPDIMSACKAAVDVEYAPGAWPWSQDLLFKDTLRFTKLDYLYINPIMATCEFTARSPYNPEIYGTAGVIVARYGTQCDTGNEYNPDTGRCDSTAGEIPRKQLGVPPFQGCESNTFLGNPINFSTGNKFQVEKDYLKTSSSPLEITRYYNSKDGIWRHTYSQSIFLTPEMVWITLEDGRQIKFSRVGSVITSEQTELGTLKNTADGGWEYISPNNERLRFTDWGVLVGKVDALGRSVRIERTGTVIKVTDEFGGVLTLKEYGVAQLLSAEAPGVTINYTYNDLGELEVAEFKRHGSEIVEKRSYLYKPGTDKKLLIGLIDQRGVQSSTWEYDEAGRATSSEHAGGVGHVNIAYNNDGTVNVTNELGKSTLYQFSLIQGVRRVVSIVGQPSPNCPYSNSTFTYDSRGLVETKSDAEGHLTTYAYNERGFEVKRVEGAGSAQQRSISTEWDPVLPLKSKVFEPTRMTVFTYDGQGRPLSVQVTSN; encoded by the coding sequence ATGCGTAGTGTCAATACAATAAGCTTGGGAGCTATCGGTGTTGTATGGCTTACCATAGTTTGTGCAGTGCCCTGTAGCGCTGAAAACAAGTGGATCGGATACCGCTCGTCCATCACTCCACAGCCAGATATTATGTCAGCCTGCAAAGCGGCAGTCGATGTTGAATATGCGCCTGGAGCTTGGCCTTGGTCTCAGGATCTACTATTCAAAGATACCTTGCGCTTCACAAAGCTTGATTATCTCTATATTAATCCGATCATGGCGACTTGTGAGTTTACAGCTCGTAGCCCGTATAATCCTGAAATATATGGCACTGCCGGCGTAATTGTCGCACGCTATGGGACTCAGTGTGATACGGGTAATGAGTACAATCCTGATACTGGCCGCTGCGACTCAACGGCTGGAGAGATTCCAAGAAAACAATTGGGCGTCCCTCCCTTTCAAGGATGTGAGTCCAATACTTTTTTGGGGAATCCTATAAATTTCTCAACAGGAAACAAGTTTCAAGTAGAGAAGGATTATCTCAAGACAAGTAGTTCTCCGCTTGAAATCACGCGATATTATAATAGCAAGGACGGTATTTGGCGGCATACGTACTCGCAAAGTATATTTCTGACCCCAGAAATGGTCTGGATCACTTTAGAGGATGGCCGGCAAATAAAGTTTTCTCGCGTGGGCTCTGTAATTACTTCAGAGCAAACAGAGCTCGGTACTCTGAAGAATACAGCTGACGGTGGATGGGAATACATATCACCCAATAACGAGCGCTTGAGGTTTACTGATTGGGGCGTATTAGTTGGTAAAGTTGACGCGCTAGGGCGCAGTGTTCGTATTGAAAGGACTGGAACTGTCATTAAGGTGACTGATGAGTTTGGTGGTGTTCTTACTTTGAAAGAATATGGCGTCGCTCAACTCCTTTCCGCGGAGGCTCCTGGGGTAACCATAAATTACACATATAACGATCTCGGCGAGCTAGAGGTTGCAGAATTTAAGAGACATGGTAGCGAGATCGTCGAGAAAAGAAGTTATCTATACAAGCCAGGGACTGACAAAAAGCTATTGATTGGCTTGATTGATCAGCGGGGAGTACAAAGCTCTACTTGGGAGTATGACGAGGCTGGGCGCGCGACATCTAGCGAGCACGCTGGCGGGGTTGGTCACGTAAATATTGCTTATAATAATGATGGAACGGTTAATGTGACTAACGAACTAGGTAAGTCGACTCTTTATCAGTTTAGTTTGATTCAAGGGGTGAGGCGAGTGGTTTCAATTGTTGGGCAACCGTCCCCAAACTGCCCTTATAGCAACTCAACCTTCACGTATGACTCGCGCGGATTGGTAGAAACAAAGTCTGATGCGGAAGGGCATTTGACAACCTATGCATATAATGAGCGGGGCTTCGAGGTAAAACGTGTTGAAGGAGCAGGCTCAGCGCAGCAAAGAAGTATTAGTACAGAATGGGATCCGGTATTGCCATTGAAGAGCAAAGTTTTCGAGCCGACTAGGATGACAGTATTCACGTACGATGGGCAGGGAAGGCCGCTATCTGTTCAGGTCACGAGTAATTGA
- a CDS encoding RHS repeat-associated core domain-containing protein, whose amino-acid sequence MSPVTPRISLLITVIASFLISLQVFADSSTNYTYTTLGQIASIDGPRTDVSDVTSYTYDPQGNLTTITNALGHVVTFANFDNQGHAQSVTDANGVVTILGYTQQGWLASSNTAGATTKYAYNAVGDLTRATLPDGSFLAYSYDDARRLISVANALGETQTYTLDAMGNRTVVQVKDASGGLTRLQHRTYDELGRLLTLVGANGQTTHYAYDRNNQRIKQTDARSNATTQAFDALGRVTQIVDPLSGVSALTYNADNKITVFVDPRGVTTEYVYDSFGRVLQVKSPDSGLSTYVYDEGGNVTQKTDGRGLITTYQYDALNRVTARRYPSNPTLDVLYTYDASDTDNKGIGRLTGVQDASGTVSYKYDGRGLLIAQDSAQKLDALKVTTTQSYDYDNAGRIASYNYPDGISVNYTRDGSGKVNAITAISLGDTYPIATNINYVPFGPVKKLTWGNGYELTRTYDQDYQLITQNVGNWQHQYSYDAVGNITSQQSNLWEDVQYRYDALNRLTREQAVSTQKDYVLDASGNRTSRTTTNLANGNISEMQQAVVASDSNRLTTINDFPLTYDESGNIQQHSNGLRYTYDASGRMNAVYQDGTQKVATYGYNNQGQRDIQINYDPVSGALLNGSVYLYGPNGDLIGQANYNSIGQKTLTRYWFWLDGMPLAQVELSYINGSNNGRRLIYLHPDHLNTPRLASTDQGVIWSWNSDAYGNSLPNEDVDGDGVKTNIPLRFPGQLYDVQTKLNYNYFRDYDPEIGRYIESDPVGLEGGLNTYGYVYGNPLKYSDSKGLNPAVAGLCFVPGVGWIGCGVAAAGTGAAALACYLTGTCERFAEACSAAWNEIAGGDESVVDTTQPENPPTISDDPSQPPGEGWEWRGRGEPGSREGAWYNPSTDQSLHDDRTHPAGKDPHVTYTDPSGKRWDNYGNGWVSQ is encoded by the coding sequence ATGTCTCCAGTGACGCCTCGGATTAGTCTTTTAATAACAGTCATTGCAAGTTTTCTTATAAGTCTGCAGGTGTTTGCTGATAGCTCCACTAATTATACCTACACAACGTTGGGGCAGATCGCTAGCATTGACGGGCCGCGTACTGATGTCTCGGACGTTACTAGCTACACATATGACCCTCAGGGCAATCTGACCACGATCACCAATGCGCTGGGCCATGTTGTGACGTTTGCGAATTTCGATAACCAAGGGCACGCGCAATCGGTAACTGACGCCAATGGGGTGGTAACGATATTGGGTTATACCCAGCAGGGATGGTTGGCATCAAGCAATACTGCAGGAGCGACAACTAAGTACGCCTATAACGCAGTAGGTGACCTTACTCGCGCTACGTTACCGGACGGCAGTTTTCTTGCTTATTCCTATGATGACGCCCGACGCCTGATAAGTGTTGCGAATGCTCTCGGCGAGACTCAAACGTATACTTTGGATGCAATGGGCAACCGCACGGTCGTGCAGGTAAAGGACGCAAGTGGCGGCCTAACTCGTCTCCAGCATCGTACTTACGATGAGTTGGGGCGGTTGCTTACCTTAGTGGGTGCAAATGGACAAACGACGCATTACGCTTACGATCGGAACAATCAGCGCATAAAGCAAACTGATGCACGGAGTAATGCAACTACACAGGCATTTGATGCGTTGGGACGTGTAACACAAATTGTAGACCCCTTAAGTGGTGTCAGTGCACTGACCTATAACGCTGATAACAAGATAACTGTATTCGTGGATCCTCGCGGTGTCACGACAGAGTATGTGTATGACAGTTTTGGTCGTGTCCTGCAGGTAAAAAGTCCAGATAGCGGCCTTTCGACCTACGTTTATGATGAAGGGGGCAATGTCACACAAAAAACCGATGGTCGGGGTTTGATCACAACCTATCAGTACGACGCGCTTAATCGTGTAACAGCACGGCGCTATCCATCAAATCCAACATTGGATGTGCTGTACACTTATGATGCAAGCGATACGGATAACAAGGGCATCGGGCGCCTAACAGGTGTTCAAGATGCGAGCGGTACGGTGTCCTATAAATATGATGGTCGTGGGCTGCTTATCGCTCAGGATAGTGCTCAGAAATTAGATGCGCTCAAAGTTACCACCACTCAAAGTTACGATTATGACAATGCGGGGCGAATTGCTAGCTATAATTACCCGGATGGCATATCTGTGAATTACACCCGTGATGGTTCTGGGAAAGTAAACGCAATCACAGCGATATCTCTAGGAGATACATACCCAATAGCTACCAATATCAATTATGTTCCGTTCGGCCCGGTTAAAAAGTTGACGTGGGGTAATGGCTATGAGTTAACCCGTACGTATGATCAAGATTACCAGCTCATTACTCAGAATGTCGGCAATTGGCAGCATCAGTATAGCTACGATGCAGTAGGTAACATTACTAGCCAACAGAGCAATCTTTGGGAAGACGTGCAATACCGGTATGACGCTCTGAATCGCCTTACGCGTGAGCAGGCAGTCAGCACGCAAAAAGATTACGTCTTGGATGCCTCCGGCAACCGTACCTCGCGCACTACAACAAATCTGGCTAATGGTAACATCAGTGAGATGCAGCAAGCAGTTGTTGCGTCGGATAGTAATCGCTTGACGACGATTAATGATTTTCCACTTACCTACGATGAAAGTGGGAATATTCAGCAGCACAGTAACGGCTTGCGTTATACCTATGATGCCTCTGGGCGAATGAATGCGGTTTATCAAGATGGTACGCAAAAGGTTGCTACTTACGGTTATAACAACCAAGGGCAGCGAGATATTCAAATCAATTATGACCCAGTAAGCGGTGCGCTGCTGAATGGTAGCGTCTACCTGTACGGCCCTAACGGAGACCTAATCGGCCAAGCGAATTACAATTCGATAGGGCAAAAAACCCTAACCCGATATTGGTTCTGGCTGGATGGTATGCCATTGGCACAGGTCGAACTCAGCTATATAAATGGTTCCAATAATGGCCGTCGTTTAATTTATCTTCATCCGGATCACTTGAATACTCCGCGCCTAGCTAGCACAGATCAAGGTGTCATCTGGAGCTGGAACAGTGATGCATATGGAAACAGCCTCCCCAATGAAGACGTCGATGGAGATGGTGTCAAAACAAATATCCCTCTACGTTTTCCTGGGCAGCTTTATGACGTACAAACAAAGCTAAATTACAATTATTTCCGCGATTATGATCCCGAGATCGGGCGTTATATCGAGAGCGACCCGGTTGGACTCGAAGGCGGGTTGAACACCTATGGATATGTCTACGGAAATCCACTGAAATATTCAGACTCTAAAGGCTTAAATCCAGCCGTAGCTGGATTATGTTTTGTGCCTGGTGTGGGCTGGATAGGGTGTGGGGTAGCAGCGGCGGGCACAGGTGCTGCAGCTTTAGCCTGTTATCTTACGGGTACCTGTGAACGATTCGCTGAGGCCTGTAGTGCAGCTTGGAATGAAATCGCAGGTGGGGATGAAAGCGTAGTTGATACGACCCAGCCAGAAAATCCACCAACAATTTCTGATGATCCATCTCAGCCGCCAGGTGAGGGCTGGGAGTGGCGAGGTCGGGGAGAGCCTGGCTCAAGAGAAGGGGCATGGTATAACCCGAGTACTGATCAATCACTTCATGACGACAGAACTCATCCAGCAGGAAAAGATCCACATGTCACTTATACTGATCCAAGCGGTAAGCGTTGGGATAATTACGGAAATGGTTGGGTTTCCC